Proteins co-encoded in one Haladaptatus sp. ZSTT2 genomic window:
- a CDS encoding dipeptide epimerase has translation MSLDASFERVSLPLENPFTIARGTQEVAENVIVRIEDDEGNVGVGGAAPSEHYGETAATVEAVLPTLLEVVEEVGDPHALDEIERKMQARVNLNPAARVAVSIALHDLAAKRADLPLYRYWGLDASSAPDTSFTIGIDTKERMHEKTREAVDSGYDILKVKVGTDRDEEIIETVREAAPDATIRVDANEGWTPREAVEMTYVLNNYDVEFVEQPVPAEDPEGLKFVYERSPLPIAADESCITLADIPQIADRVDIANLKLMKCGSLREAKRMIHTARAHGLEVMLGCMIESNASIAAAAQLAPLLDYADIDGSLLLAEDRYDGISMPAGTLELDPTRPGTGARPH, from the coding sequence ATGAGCCTCGACGCTTCCTTCGAGCGCGTTTCGCTCCCGCTCGAAAATCCGTTCACCATCGCCCGGGGCACCCAAGAGGTGGCAGAGAACGTCATCGTCCGCATCGAAGACGACGAGGGGAACGTCGGCGTTGGAGGGGCTGCGCCGTCCGAACACTACGGCGAGACTGCAGCCACCGTCGAAGCCGTCCTCCCGACGCTGCTCGAAGTAGTCGAGGAGGTGGGCGACCCCCACGCCCTCGATGAAATCGAGCGAAAAATGCAGGCGCGCGTGAACCTGAACCCGGCCGCCCGCGTCGCGGTGAGCATCGCGCTCCACGACCTCGCCGCAAAACGCGCAGACTTGCCGCTGTACCGGTACTGGGGGCTCGACGCGTCTTCCGCGCCGGACACGTCGTTCACCATCGGCATCGACACGAAAGAGCGAATGCACGAGAAGACCCGCGAGGCCGTCGATTCGGGCTACGATATCCTGAAGGTCAAAGTCGGCACCGACCGCGACGAGGAGATCATCGAGACGGTCAGAGAGGCCGCCCCGGACGCGACGATTCGCGTCGACGCAAACGAGGGTTGGACACCCCGTGAAGCCGTCGAGATGACCTACGTGCTCAACAACTACGACGTCGAGTTCGTCGAACAGCCGGTTCCCGCAGAAGACCCCGAAGGCCTGAAATTCGTCTACGAACGTTCGCCGCTCCCCATCGCCGCAGACGAGTCCTGTATCACCCTCGCGGACATCCCGCAGATTGCAGACCGCGTGGACATTGCGAATCTGAAATTGATGAAGTGTGGTAGCCTCCGCGAAGCGAAGCGGATGATTCACACTGCGCGCGCCCACGGCCTCGAAGTGATGCTCGGGTGTATGATTGAGTCGAACGCTTCGATCGCGGCGGCGGCGCAGTTGGCTCCGTTGCTCGATTACGCCGACATAGACGGCTCGCTGCTCCTTGCAGAAGATAGATATGACGGGATTTCGATGCCCGCGGGTACACTCGAACTTGACCCCACACGGCCTGGAACAGGCGCACGCCCCCACTAA
- a CDS encoding Vms1/Ankzf1 family peptidyl-tRNA hydrolase: MFDDLLGRTELKERIEALESEKRHLERQLSAEQERRADASHARQQAEERVNRLEDQIAGLEGKLGQPDGEQSLSVRTAERLRGDRLSEVLTRLESVETGPEGALSAVVTDDLPTELTDLLGDRAALVSRAAPCVFFGDDAGLVSVVLEPPLSPDERTSWDDHFAFDRGWFEPTGTFAFALVRSDLFALGEYEGRERVSLTGFETDVKSNHSKGGFSQGRFERIREGQIADHVERCLEAVEQTDADRLIVVGERTVLGKFKPHADATRTVDATGEPEEALADAFRDFWTTRLSSV, translated from the coding sequence CGCACGGAGCTAAAGGAGCGAATCGAGGCACTCGAATCGGAAAAACGCCACCTCGAACGCCAGCTTTCGGCCGAACAGGAACGCCGCGCCGACGCTTCCCACGCCCGCCAGCAAGCAGAAGAGCGCGTAAACCGCCTCGAAGACCAGATTGCGGGCCTCGAAGGCAAACTCGGCCAACCCGACGGCGAGCAGTCGCTCTCGGTTCGCACAGCGGAGCGCCTCCGCGGCGACCGTCTCTCAGAGGTGCTCACTCGACTCGAATCGGTCGAGACTGGGCCGGAGGGCGCGCTCTCTGCAGTGGTGACAGACGACTTGCCCACTGAACTCACCGACCTGCTCGGCGACCGCGCCGCACTCGTCTCGCGGGCGGCTCCCTGCGTCTTTTTCGGCGACGATGCAGGCCTCGTGAGCGTCGTCCTCGAACCGCCGCTTTCACCCGATGAACGCACATCGTGGGACGACCACTTCGCGTTCGACCGCGGATGGTTCGAGCCGACGGGAACCTTCGCGTTCGCGCTCGTCCGGTCTGACCTGTTCGCCCTCGGTGAGTACGAGGGCCGCGAGCGCGTCTCGCTCACCGGCTTCGAGACCGACGTAAAGAGCAACCACTCGAAGGGTGGCTTCTCGCAGGGACGGTTCGAGCGCATCCGCGAGGGGCAGATTGCAGACCACGTCGAACGCTGTTTGGAGGCGGTCGAACAGACCGATGCAGACCGCCTCATCGTCGTCGGCGAGCGAACTGTGTTGGGAAAATTCAAGCCCCACGCAGACGCGACGCGGACGGTCGACGCCACGGGCGAGCCCGAAGAGGCGCTCGCGGACGCGTTCCGCGACTTTTGGACGACCAGACTGTCGAGTGTCTGA
- a CDS encoding DUF1611 domain-containing protein, whose translation MDIALLAHEKFPDEAKTALGILRYSDDTVVAVLDRDSPGTRVHDTVPDVQDAPVVASIDDVDSYDALVIGIAPIGGGFDDTWRDDVRTALKAGKDVISGLHYFLEDDEEFAQLAAEHGADIWDVRKPHDDLTVAQGIADSVDAEVILTVGTDCSVGKMTVSLELARAAQDRGIDAEFIPTGQTGIMIEGWGNPVDRVVSDFTAGAVEEMILEKGNDHDYLFVEGQGTIIHPAYSAVTCGILHGSMADKLVLCHAAGREAIHGYESFALPDFSTYRQLYEDLARPVHETEVVAGALNTRSVEGDEDAQAAVDDFADAIDAPATDPVRFDPDTILDEVL comes from the coding sequence ATGGACATTGCCCTACTCGCACACGAGAAGTTCCCCGACGAGGCGAAAACTGCACTCGGCATCCTGCGGTACTCGGATGACACCGTCGTGGCCGTCCTCGACCGAGACAGCCCCGGCACGCGCGTCCACGACACGGTGCCGGACGTGCAAGACGCGCCCGTCGTCGCCAGCATCGACGATGTGGATTCTTACGACGCGCTCGTCATCGGCATCGCGCCCATCGGCGGCGGCTTCGACGACACGTGGCGCGACGACGTGCGCACTGCGCTCAAAGCGGGCAAGGACGTCATCTCCGGCCTGCACTACTTCTTAGAAGACGACGAGGAGTTCGCCCAACTCGCCGCAGAACACGGCGCGGACATCTGGGACGTGCGCAAACCCCACGACGACCTGACCGTCGCACAGGGAATCGCAGACTCCGTGGATGCGGAAGTCATCCTCACCGTCGGCACCGACTGTTCGGTGGGGAAAATGACCGTCTCGCTCGAACTCGCCCGTGCGGCGCAAGACCGCGGCATCGACGCCGAGTTCATCCCGACGGGCCAGACCGGCATCATGATCGAAGGCTGGGGCAACCCCGTCGACCGCGTCGTCTCTGATTTCACCGCGGGCGCAGTCGAGGAGATGATTCTCGAAAAGGGCAACGACCACGACTACCTGTTCGTCGAAGGGCAGGGTACCATCATCCACCCCGCCTACTCCGCGGTCACCTGCGGCATCCTCCACGGCTCGATGGCGGACAAACTCGTCCTCTGTCACGCTGCCGGGCGCGAGGCCATCCACGGCTACGAATCCTTTGCCCTCCCCGACTTCAGCACCTACCGACAGCTCTACGAAGACCTCGCGCGCCCGGTTCACGAGACCGAGGTCGTCGCCGGGGCGCTCAACACGCGCTCTGTCGAGGGAGACGAAGACGCACAGGCCGCCGTCGATGACTTCGCAGACGCCATCGACGCACCCGCGACCGACCCCGTCCGCTTCGACCCGGACACCATCTTAGACGAGGTCCTATGA
- a CDS encoding threonine--tRNA ligase: protein MKLLFIHADHLSFEAKKEAGRDIAETDGVPMEGRMDDCVTVFISVESGDAASVDGVVENAAAELRDVTQQLNADKVVLYPYAHLSNDLAPPDVAKRVMQALEAELKDDYDLLRAPFGWYKAFEISCKGHPLSELSRHVSAHRDEEEDAEPREPSEWRVLTPDGELRDPVGEKAQFSEDLRALIAAEVEGVTASKGQEPPHLALMAEKEFVGYDELSDVGNLRWYPRGKLVRDSLMQYVSDLVIDYGGMPVETPIMYDLGARSISDHAAKFGERQYRFESGDRRMMLRFAACFGQFSIMRDMHIAANDLPLRIYEMSTYSFRREQRGEVLGLKRQRAFTMPDMHTATKDMEQAKSEFEKQAKLGYATGEDLGVFYEGVFRMTRAFYDENRAWVEGVVADLGKPVLLELLPERHHYWSAKIDFAVIDGLGRPIENPTVQIDVESAARFDIEYSDGQQTHHPNILHYSPSGSIERVMAALLEHAATEKVPRLPTWLSPTQVRFIPVSDDHVASCDELVEKLAAAKIRADVDERAETVGKRIAKAERDWVPYYVVVGDQELESGEFKVNRRAAGDEVRQSFAALREAVDAEIGDRPRRPRYLPAHVSAHPHFTGA, encoded by the coding sequence ATGAAACTCCTGTTCATCCACGCAGACCACCTCTCGTTCGAGGCGAAAAAAGAAGCCGGCCGCGACATCGCGGAAACCGACGGCGTCCCCATGGAGGGGCGCATGGACGACTGCGTCACCGTGTTCATCAGCGTCGAATCCGGCGACGCCGCAAGCGTAGACGGCGTCGTCGAAAACGCCGCCGCAGAACTCCGCGACGTGACCCAGCAACTGAACGCGGACAAGGTCGTCCTCTATCCCTACGCCCACTTGAGCAACGACCTCGCGCCACCGGACGTCGCAAAGCGCGTCATGCAAGCACTCGAAGCCGAACTGAAAGACGACTACGACCTGCTGCGCGCACCCTTTGGCTGGTACAAGGCGTTCGAAATCTCGTGTAAGGGCCACCCGCTCTCTGAACTCTCCAGACACGTGAGTGCCCACCGAGACGAAGAAGAAGACGCCGAACCGCGCGAACCGAGCGAGTGGCGCGTGCTCACGCCTGATGGCGAACTGCGGGACCCCGTAGGGGAAAAGGCCCAGTTCAGCGAGGACTTGCGGGCGCTCATCGCCGCCGAAGTCGAGGGCGTCACCGCGAGCAAGGGACAGGAACCGCCCCACCTCGCGCTGATGGCCGAGAAGGAGTTCGTCGGCTACGACGAGCTTTCAGATGTTGGCAACCTGCGGTGGTATCCGCGCGGGAAACTCGTGCGCGATTCGCTGATGCAGTACGTGTCTGACCTTGTTATCGACTACGGTGGGATGCCCGTCGAGACGCCAATTATGTACGACCTCGGGGCGCGCTCGATTAGCGATCACGCAGCAAAGTTCGGCGAGCGACAGTACCGCTTCGAGTCGGGTGACCGCCGCATGATGCTCCGCTTTGCCGCCTGCTTCGGCCAGTTTTCAATTATGCGCGACATGCACATCGCAGCGAACGACCTGCCGCTGCGAATCTACGAGATGAGCACCTACTCGTTCCGTCGCGAACAGCGCGGCGAGGTGCTCGGCCTCAAGCGCCAGCGGGCGTTCACGATGCCCGACATGCACACCGCGACGAAGGACATGGAGCAGGCCAAATCCGAGTTCGAAAAGCAGGCGAAACTCGGCTACGCGACGGGTGAGGACTTGGGCGTCTTCTACGAGGGTGTCTTCCGCATGACCCGCGCGTTCTACGACGAGAACCGCGCGTGGGTCGAGGGCGTGGTCGCAGACCTCGGCAAACCCGTGTTGCTCGAACTCCTGCCCGAGCGCCACCACTACTGGTCTGCGAAAATCGACTTCGCCGTCATCGACGGCCTTGGCCGCCCCATCGAGAATCCGACGGTGCAGATAGACGTCGAAAGCGCAGCACGCTTCGACATCGAGTACAGCGACGGCCAGCAAACCCACCACCCGAACATCCTGCACTACTCGCCAAGCGGGAGCATCGAGCGAGTGATGGCCGCCCTGCTCGAACACGCCGCGACCGAGAAGGTGCCGCGCCTGCCGACGTGGCTCTCACCGACGCAGGTCAGGTTCATTCCCGTGAGCGACGACCACGTCGCCTCCTGCGACGAGCTGGTCGAAAAACTGGCGGCGGCGAAGATTCGTGCCGACGTAGACGAGCGCGCCGAAACCGTCGGCAAGCGCATCGCAAAAGCCGAACGCGACTGGGTTCCCTACTACGTCGTCGTTGGCGACCAAGAACTCGAATCAGGCGAGTTCAAAGTGAACCGCCGCGCAGCGGGCGACGAGGTGCGCCAGTCGTTCGCGGCGCTCCGTGAGGCAGTCGATGCAGAAATCGGTGACCGGCCGCGACGGCCGCGTTATCTTCCGGCGCACGTAAGCGCTCACCCGCACTTTACGGGTGCGTAA
- a CDS encoding NAD-dependent epimerase/dehydratase family protein: MHVFVAGATGVLGRRLVSELAREGHEVVGLSRSARNDAVIRDAGGDPRRGDVLDFDSLLTAADGADVVVNAASAVPKTRSPTKQDWARNDKIRRQGTKHLTAAAGHIGADQYVQQSLVWVARRPDGGEFSEEDDWNPTAITQSEVDAERLAIDARMEYAYDVSILRCGWLYAPDAAHTQLIAQGLLEGELPIIGGGLLGRKDATLSCLHADDAARAFTTAIDRRTNGLWHVTDDNPVTTAAYLSEFARLLGAAEPRRVPAWFARFFTLKEAVDFFSHPMPTTNEPFCEETGWRPHFGDYRDGLSHIIEEWEQKGRLTNRRGKPTWTGEHSESVIWRTV, translated from the coding sequence ATGCACGTCTTCGTTGCTGGGGCGACCGGAGTCCTTGGCCGGAGACTCGTCTCTGAACTGGCCCGCGAGGGCCACGAGGTCGTTGGCCTCAGTCGGTCTGCGCGAAACGATGCGGTGATTCGTGACGCCGGCGGTGACCCACGACGTGGAGACGTCCTTGATTTTGATTCGCTGCTCACCGCCGCAGACGGCGCGGACGTGGTGGTGAACGCGGCCTCTGCAGTTCCAAAGACGCGCTCACCGACGAAACAGGACTGGGCGCGCAACGACAAGATTCGACGCCAAGGCACGAAACACCTCACCGCAGCGGCCGGACACATCGGCGCAGACCAGTACGTCCAACAGAGCCTCGTCTGGGTTGCTCGCCGACCGGATGGCGGGGAATTCTCGGAGGAAGACGACTGGAATCCAACCGCGATTACCCAATCAGAGGTCGATGCAGAGCGCCTCGCCATCGATGCGCGCATGGAGTACGCATACGACGTGAGCATTCTGCGCTGTGGCTGGCTGTACGCCCCCGATGCTGCCCACACCCAACTCATCGCCCAAGGGCTGCTCGAAGGCGAACTCCCGATAATCGGTGGGGGCCTCCTCGGTCGGAAAGACGCAACGCTCTCGTGTCTGCACGCAGACGACGCCGCCCGCGCGTTCACGACGGCTATCGATCGCAGAACCAACGGCCTCTGGCACGTCACCGACGACAACCCGGTCACGACTGCTGCGTACCTCAGTGAGTTCGCGCGCTTGCTCGGCGCAGCGGAACCACGGCGCGTCCCCGCGTGGTTTGCTCGCTTTTTCACCCTGAAAGAGGCTGTTGACTTCTTCAGCCACCCGATGCCGACGACGAACGAACCGTTCTGCGAGGAAACGGGCTGGCGTCCCCACTTTGGTGATTACCGCGACGGCCTCTCCCACATCATAGAGGAGTGGGAACAAAAGGGCCGGCTCACCAACCGGCGGGGGAAGCCAACATGGACCGGCGAGCATTCTGAATCCGTCATCTGGCGCACCGTCTGA